From Nerophis lumbriciformis linkage group LG09, RoL_Nlum_v2.1, whole genome shotgun sequence, one genomic window encodes:
- the LOC133607705 gene encoding four and a half LIM domains protein 1-like — protein sequence MAASVHCSYCREDLGGRRFVRNEGRPVCVRCHTKFCANNCAECHRPISVESKELNHKGRYWHEDCFRCGKCYKPLAKEPFTTKDDRILCGKCCSREEAPRCNSCYKAILAGTESVEYKGNSFHDECFTCCQCKRPMASQSFVSKGSDVYCSPCYDNKFAKVCVSCNKPIMSGGVNYQEQPWHGHCFVCSSCSKPLAGSSFTTHQDHVFCVDCYKNIVAKKCSGCEMAITGFGKGVNVVTYEGGSWHEYCFNCKRCSLSLTNKPFVTKGRDILCPDCDSN from the exons ATGGCCGCCAGCGTGCACTGTTCCTACTGCCGGGAGGACCTCGGGGGTAGGAGGTTCGTCCGCAACGAGGGCCGTccggtgtgtgtgcgctgccacaCCAAATTCTGCGCCAACAACTGCGCCGAGTGCCATCGACCCATCTCTGTGGAATCAAAG GAGCTGAACCACAAGGGACGCTACTGGCACGAGGATTGTTTCCGATGCGGAAAGTGTTACAAGCCGCTGGCGAAGGAGCCTTTTACCACCAAGGATGATCGCATCCTGTGTGGGAAGTGCTGCTCCAGGGAGGAGGCGCCACGCTGCAACAGCTGCTATAAAGCCATCCTGGCTG GAACAGAGAGCGTGGAGTACAAAGGCAACTCGTTTCATGATGAGTGCTTCACCTGTTGCCAGTGTAAACGACCAATGGCGTCACAGAGCTTTGTCTCCAAAGGGAGCGACGTCTATTGCAGCCCCTGCTACGACAACAAGTTTGCCAAAGTCTGCGTTTCCTGCAATAAG CCCATAATGTCAGGAGGAGTCAATTACCAGGAGCAGCCTTGGCACGGACACTGTTTTGTGTGCAGCTCCTGCTCCAAACCTTTGGCCGGGTCCAGCTTCACCACCCACCAGGACCACGTCTTCTGCGTGGACTGCTACAAGAACATCGTGGCTAAGAAATGCAGCGGCTGCGAAATGGCCATTACAG GTTTCGGCAAAGGAGTGAACGTTGTGACGTACGAGGGAGGCTCCTGGCACGAATACTGCTTCAACTGTAAGCGATGTTCCCTCAGTCTGACCAACAAGCCCTTTGTGACCAAGGGGCGGGACATCCTGTGTCCAGACTGCGACAGCAACTAG
- the LOC133607255 gene encoding uncharacterized protein, whose translation MRAPLLSLWGKVAEFTFGCSHWRLEDGVFISTLNQLTACLDLKFKAPPRSEWTAFMYRHPDARCAGLGLGGRGDRLVVWLFGTEWTTLPLGLGLKEWHSLCMTWSHTKDRPLLYVNGTLMDLMTDTSPSSCMLDPNGTLTLGAAHTRVDGTVRILPSTVLTGTVSLFRLWGQERSGQEVRSLKCTDGDLVQWVSHLWDTRVCAPIPDPTLKCEWSIYTVSLKFFIIRQDGNNTELYTARDIAHCWLRDVLPSGIYLHRVSVFEATSAKDANTATTLSGDEMVRWTSLNINRFDCLVFVSVIPSVDVAAVQDKMHADLGTLYHGPSGLIQVQADAASIQTTPVDSFPPPLTTKSPPVTTVTMATPTLTSPFPEISPNISGQLYFEVEVNVSIRGEYEAEHLLATWLNDTLPDHMMTVIDLQLPKHHRHERSFGGNILISDEVRKLET comes from the exons ATGCGAG ctcctcttctcaGCCTTTGGGGCAAAGTGGCTGAATTTACCTTCGGCTGCAGCCACTGGAGACTGGAGGACGGCGTTTTCATCTCCACCTTGAACCAGCTCACTGCTTGCCTGGACCTCAAGTTTAAG GCACCACCTAGGTCTGAGTGGACAGCCTTCATGTACCGCCATCCTGATGCTCGGTGTGCAGGTCTTGGTCTGGGTGGTCGTGGAGATCGTTTGGTGGTCTGGTTGTTTGGCACAGAGTGGACCACCCTCCCTCTCGGCCTTGGACTAAAGGAGTGGCACTCACTATGCATGACATGGTCTCATACTAAAGACAGACCCTTGCTTTACGTCAATGGAACCTTGATGGACCTCATGACAG ACACTTCACCTTCCAGCTGCATGCTGGACCCCAATGGCACGCTCACCCTGGGTGCGGCCCACACCCGAGTGGACGGCACCGTCCGGATCCTTCCGTCCACCGTCCTGACGGGCACTGTGTCTCTTTTTCGACTGTGGGGGCAAGAGCGAAGCGGGCAGGAAGTGAGGTCCCTTAAGTGTACGGACGGAGACTTGGTGCAGTGGGTCAGCCACCTGTGGGACACAAGGGTGTGTGCCCCCATTCCTGACCCTACGCTCAAGTGTG AGTGGTCCATTTACACAGTCAGCCTGAAGTTCTTCATCATTCGACAAGACGGCAACAACACAGAGCTCTACACTGCCAGAGACATTgcacattgctgg CTGAGAGATGTGCTTCCTTCGGGCATTTATTTACACAGAGTGTCTGTCTTTGAAGCAACAAG TGCAAAAGATGCAAACACAGCGACAACATTGAGTGGAGATGAAATG GTACGATGGACCTCCCTGAATATCAACAG GTTTGACTGCTTGGTGTTCGTGAGCGTCATCCCCAGTGTGGATGTGGCAGCAGTGCAGGACAAGATGCACGCGGACCTGGGGACGCTCTATCACGGACCCTCTGGTCTGATCCAGGTTCAGGCTGACGCAGCGAGCATACAAACCACGCCTGTTG ACAGTTTCCCTCCCCCTCTGACCACAAAGTCTCCCCCTGTCACCaccgttaccatggcgacgccgacgctgACCTCCCCATTCCCAGAAATATCCCCAAATATCTCAGGTCAGCTGTACTTTGAAGTGGAGGTCAACGTGTCCATAAGAGGAGAGTATGAAGCAGAGCATCTTCTCGCCACTTGG CTCAATGACACTCTACCTGATCACATGATGACAGTGATAGACCTTCAGCTCCCCAAACATCACAG ACATGAACGCAGCTTTGGGGGGAACATTTTAATTTCTGATGAGGTAAGAAAACTGGAAACATGA